CGGACACAGGAGTGCCTAGAGATGTGTGGCGTGCAGTCCTTGGGGACTTCTGCCTCCCTGGGGCCGGGCTAGGGTGGCAGCCTTGTTCCCTGGGGAAAGGCTGTGGAACTGGTCACAGTGGCTGCAGGACAGGAAGCTTTGCCCGCTGAGTAGGCCCTGGGGACCACACCTCCCCAGAGGGGCAAAGACCTGTAGGAAAGGGCTTGGCTCTGATGGgagtccctcccacctccagAGCTCAGCGTCCTCATCGCTGGTCCAGCTCCCAGAGCCTTGGGGGACTGAGTGAGCAAATGTACGTGGAGTTCTAAGCGTCGTGCGGGCCCAGGGCGGTGTTCAGGAGGCCTCGCCCGTGTCTGGCTGTGGCtgacccttccccccaccccggcaGACCCCGGCTGGGCCTCCATCAGCAGGGGTGTGCTGGTGTGTGACGAGTGCTGCAGTGTGCACCGGAGCCTGGGACGCCACATCTCCATCGTCAAGCACCTTCGCCACAGCGCCTGGCCCCCCACTCTGCTGCAGGTACGGGCTGTGCTGGGCCGTGCTTCCTTCCCCGTAGCGTGTGCTGAGCGCTGGCACGTTTCCCCCCCGCACCCACATACACAGCTGTCTGGATCCCGCAGCTTCCGGGGGCAGCACCCACCCAGGGCAGAACCCAATCCTGACCCTCTCCACCCGGGCGCCGGCCCACACGGAGAGGAGGCTTCCAGGACCGGAGTCACACAGACCTGGGCTctcaccccagctctgccacctagtAGCTCGGCCATGTGGTGTTGAGTTTAACGTCTCAGAGCCTTGGTGTGCCCACCATGTCACCCGAAGTGCTAAGCAGGACCCGCATCCTTGGCTGGGATGGCCTGACTGGGTAGGGGTGCAGcggtgccaggcacacagtaggccttTTAGTACTGTGTCCAGCCTGGTGCTCGGAGGTGTTCCCCAGCGCGCAGTGGGCATTCTCACTCTGGCACCTCTTCCCTACAGATGGTGCACACACTCGCCAGCAACGGGGCCAACTCCATCTGGGAGCATTCCCTGCTGGACCCCGCGCAGGTGCAGAGCGGCCGGCGCAAAGCCAACCCCCAAGACAAAGTCCAGTGAGTCGGGCTCGAGGGGTGGTGGCTGAGGTTGTGCGCTCAGGGGCAGGAGCCTGGGAGGTCGCTGGGCAACTGGCCTCTCCCGCTCTgctccccatttcctcctgcGTGCTCCATGCAGCCCCATCAAGTCAGAGTTCATCAGAGCCAAGTACCAGATGCTGGCTTTTGTGCACAAGCTGCCCTGCCGGGACGACGACGGAGTCACCGCCAAGGACCTCAGCAAGGTTTGCGGGGCCCCACAGCGGAGGGCTgggcctctcctctcctcacccACAGTGCCATCACCACTGAGCCCTAGGCCCCCAAGGCAGCCAGGTCAGGCAAGCATGGTGGGCACGGTGGAGGGACGAGATTGCGTGGTCAGGCCGCGTGTGAATAAGGCCCCTCCGCTCCCAAGTGGACACACGAGGCTAAAATTCTTCAGCTGCCGCCCGAAAGGCAGAAAACTCTGGGCAGTTTCTGAGCCTCCcagagcctcggtttccttatctgtaaaatgggaaagaaatagcATCTACCACAGAGTTAACAGCTGTGGTAGGTGGTGACCGACTGCAGCTGTGATTAATTGGCATGAACTCCTAGTGGGAAGCCCTCTGTCTCCTTGACAACCTAACTTCAGCTGGGCCCCTTGGAGCTGGTAGGAGTCCCAGGCGGGCCTGGACCAGGGGCcgctggaggtgggaggtgggaggggcccccCCCACACCCATTTGTGGCACACTCTGCTCCTCACAGCAACTCCACTCGAGCGTGCGGACGGGAAACCTGGAGACGTGTCTGCGCCTGCTGTCCCTGGGTGCCCAGGCCAACTTCTTCCACCCAGAGAAGGGCACCACACCGCTGCATGTGGCTGCCAAGGCAGGGCAGACGCTGCAGGCCGAGCTTCTCGTAGTGTACGGGGCTGACCCTGGCTCCCCTGATGTTAACGGCCGCACACCCATTGACTATGCCAGGTGAGGGTCCGCTGAAGGGTGAGGCTCAGGTGGGTGTGGGGAGCGGGCTGCGGCTGTAGGGCTGAGCCATGCCCCCTCCCCACAGGCAGGCGGGGCACCATGAGCTGGCGGAAAGGCTAGTCGAGTGCCAGTATGAGCTCACTGACCGGTTGGCCTTCTACCTCTGTGGACGCAAGCCGGGTGAGCAGTGTGTGGGGCAGGCTTGGCTGGGCCAGGCAGGTGGGACCCAGACACACCCCAGCAGCAGGTGCCATGGTGACAAAGCCGGCTGGGGAACAACGTTGCTAGGCAACTGGCTCCTGTGAAATTGCTGCAGGCTCTGGGCTGCAGCGTGTTGGGGTAGGGAGTGGGGGTGGGCATAACTTCCAGCCAGTTCCCAGGGCTCTTGGGGGTGgcctgccctcctcccttcccctgtcGCTTCTGGGTGCCAAGCCCTGCTCGTGGCAGTGAGGTGGGCTCCCAGCTGCTAAGGCCACCCAGCACCAGTGActtggcatttttatttttattcagatcACAGGAATGGGCATTACATCATCCCACAGATGGCAGACAGGTGAGTGCCCACCTGACACCCCTTCCCAGAGGCGGCTGGATGCCCTGTGGGTGCCAGACCCCCAgagccgcccccaccccccaactcttCAGCTTTAGGGGCCTgggacccccacccccattccccttCGGGGCTGGAGGCACAAGCATATCGCAGTCCAGTCCTCACTCCCTAATGCTGGGCCCCAAGGCAGGTAAGAGATGTTGACTCAGCACACGGCCAGCACAGCCTAACCCCCGTGGCTGTCAAGCACATGGGGTTTGAGTACCAGAAACAGCCCCCCTAGGAGCAGCGGATCACTGAGTTCTGTTCCCAGTGGCACTGACCCCAACTGTAAAATCTTTAGACAAATTTTTGCTCTTCAGTGAAAAGGTGGTGGGCCCTGGGAGTTTGACTAACTTTGGGATTCTGCCAGGCCAAAATTGGGCAGGGGCTGCGGGCCCAAGGCCAGTAGAGGTGTTTCTGCCTCTTATCCAAGAGGCCCCAGGAGCTCaggctcggggtgggggtggggggtggggtgggggggatgctcACCCAGCTCACAAGATGGATGCTAGCGCCACCTGGTGGCTGCCCGCGATGGCCAAGCTGTGCCTGCTGGCCTGGATCTGGAGAGgaggctccctccctctccagaaGCCAGTGTGGCCAGATGGGGATGGTCAGACCTGGGCACCTCGGATCCCTGAACGCCCAGATCTTCTCTCTGCTGAGACCCCAAGACACCCCGCTACTTTTCTGGTCTGATTTTGCCTGATGTGTCTGCCTGCTTGCGTGTGTGTTGTAAACGTGTTCTCAATGAAATGTTAACCGACCACCTTCCCAGTGCCAGCTGTTCTTGCTGCTGGACCCAGAGGTAACTCAGGCGTGATCCCTACCCTTAAGGAGatcacagccaagaggagaggCACCCTAGTCAGTTGTAGTCCATTGTGGGGAGTGCAGCAAAAGAGGCAAAGGCATAGACGTCAGAAATGCTGTGCCAGGAACTACAGGCAGACTGTGTAGCTGAAGCATGTGAGAGGCAGGGAATCCCAGGAGCAAGACTGGAAGAGAGACGGGGCAAGAGAGTGGCCGGTCCTGAGCCCCGACAAGAGCTGAGACCACCCCAAGAGCAGAGAGGTTCCAACACGGTCGTGTGGAGTCTGCTCTGCTGcttactggctgtgtggcttCAGGCAGGctccttaatctctctgagccttagttacTGCTCCTGGAAATAAGGGTGACTTTCTTTCTGGGCTTctgagaggattaaataagatagtgCCTGCAAAGCATTTAGCGTTTTTATTtcgtttatttttttggccgcaccgcgtggcttgcgggatcttagttccccaacctgggcccccggcagtgaaagcaccgagtcctaaccactggaccaccagggaattccctagcataTTTTTAAGTGAGCTTTTTGTTGAAGTGTGCCATACATAACCTGTTACTATTGAAAAGTTCTTAAGGCGAGGGGTAGCGCAGCCAGATGTGTCAAAAATACCTTGGCTTCTGGGTGAATAAAGGGGTGCAGGGGCAAGACTGGAAGCGGGAAGATGGGTGAAGAAATGTTGCAAAAGACCAGGCAGGAGGATGGAATGGCAGAACCTGGGGAAAGCCTGGCTAGGGCTTGAGGCTGAGGGAGGTTGCAGGTGACCCCCAGGAGCTGCCGCTGGTGCGGTGGGTCACTGAGAGGAAGAGCGAGCCGGccgaggaggggctggggggaagaCGAGTTGGGCTTGGTACACTCTGGGTCTGGTGTGTGCACGGCGACGGGTCTGAGCTTGACGTGGGAAGGCGTTTGCTGCCCTGCTCCTGGGTAATTGCTGCCTCTGtcctgttcttccctctgctgccTTCCTCTGGACTTAGATCTCGGCAAAAGTGCATGTCTCAGAGGTATATGGTGCCTGCTCGGGGACAGGCTCTGGAGGTTTGGTGGGGCAGGGAGGCGTTTGGTGTGCAGCACCTGGGGTGTCGTCTCCCTGGGATCCCTGCATGTTTGGGAGGTCACTGGCAGGGCCCTGGCCACCGCTCACATctggcccctcccctcttccccatccCGTCTCCCTCCTTCGTCCACAGCCTAGACCTGTCCGAGTTGGCCAAAGCTGCCAAGAAGAAGCTGCAGGCGGTGAGTCTCCTCGGGCCCCTAAGGCTTGGAGCTGCCCTCCATCTCTGACCCGCCCCCGTCCCTGCGACGGCTGTCCCTGCGACGGCTCCCCCTTTCTCTGACCTGGTGCCCTCTTCTAAGTCTTGGACCTGCCCCTCACTCTAGTCTCCTCAGTCGCCTGTCCTCCACCTCCGCACCCCTCGCCTTTgaccctggctctgccctcctAAGGCTCCCAGGGCACGAGGCGCATCTCTAGCTACCTGGGCACTAACCAGTCTGCTTtggtctccctctgcctctcccacctcggagcttggcaggcagacccctACCCCAGTTGCCAGTTCTGAGACTGGGGGGAGGGCTGGGCGGCACAAGGGACACACAAATCGTTTTCGACATCTTCTAAGATCCTGGTGAGCTGGCTTGCTTGGCACTGGGGGGCCAGTTGATCTGACAAAGCCTGGGTCCCCGTCTCCGCCTCCAGCTCAGCAACCGGCTTTTTGAGGAACTTGCCATGGACGTGTATGACGAGGTGGATCGAAGAGAAAATGACGCTGGTGAGCCGGGAGGGGATCGAAGTCTTGGGCAGAGGGGACAGCGCGCCTGcctgctggggaggggctgggacctGGTGTGGCTTTGGGGTCCTTTTACTGGGACTAGGAAGAGGTACCGGGGGCTGGTCTGCCCGGCAGGCCTGCACGTAAGCCCCGGCCAGCTGTGAGCCCAGCCCAGCAGGCAGAGCATGCTGAGCTGGACGCGGCCAGCCTGCTCCTCCCCCCAGCGCCCTGGACTGGGGCTCCTCTGCTCTGGCTGCCTCCCACTTTGGCTCTCTCCCCAGTCCCACTCCGCCCCCTACATCCCTTCTTCCTGGCCACAGCCAGATTCCAGCCCAAACTCCCGGTTGGCAGGGGCTGGCGGGAGGGAGTCGCCTTGTTCTGTTTGTCAGTCCCCAACCGGCCTCTCCCTGACCCAGCCTTACTTCCCCTGTCCGGAGACCACCCCTTTCTTGAACACCAACACTCGGTGGGCATGGGGAGGAGCTCGGAAGGCTGTGCTCCTCGctttcccacctccaccccgtgGGCCTGGCCACCGCGGACCATccgctccctgcccctcccccccagtgTGGCTGGCAACCCAAAACCACAGCACCCTGGTGACGGAGCGCAGTGCCGTACCCTTCCTGCCCGTTAACCCTGAATACTCAGCCACGCGGAATCAGGTGAGTGGGCTGgaccgggggcggggggctggggcgATGATCTCCCCTCCTGGGGTCACCAGCTCTATGGGTCCTGCCCTTCCTGGCAGGCTGCTGTCTGGGCCGAGTCTTCCCCACTCCTGGCTGCGGCCTCTCCCTGGCCCCGCTGGCTCTGGGATTTGGGGATGGGGAGGAGGCTGTTCTTTGGAGCATTTGGTGAGCAGCCCCCTGGGGAGGTGTTCCAGCCTCTTCCTGAGAGCTCCCCTAGGCACCCCGAATCTGTGtcattccccaccccctgccctggcccGGCGAGCTGGTCTGGCACGTTTTAGCTGTGGTTAAGTCAACTGTCGGACGGCCTGGCTGCTTTGTCCCCATCTCTGTGTGTCAGCCCTAAGGGCTTTCTCACACCGGCCTGGCCCTTTCTGCCTCTCAGGGGCGACAGAAGTTGGCCCGCTTTAATGCCCGAGAGTTTGCCACCTTGATCATCGACATTCTCAGTGAGGCCAAGCGGAGACAGCAGGGCAAGAGCCTGAGCAGCCCCACAGGTGGGAAGGGCGTGGATGGGGGCGCGGTGGTGGGCACTGTTCCAGGATATTCTCTCTCATGGCTCCCTTCTGGGGGTGGCATGGTAGATGGGCCGTGTGAGCCCTGAGTGACAGGCCTGTGCCCTCAGACAACCTCGAGCTGTCTGTGCGGAGCCAGAGTGACCTGGACGACC
This sequence is a window from Pseudorca crassidens isolate mPseCra1 chromosome 19, mPseCra1.hap1, whole genome shotgun sequence. Protein-coding genes within it:
- the GIT1 gene encoding ARF GTPase-activating protein GIT1 isoform X2 — translated: MAWHFQFGTCSSPDPGWASISRGVLVCDECCSVHRSLGRHISIVKHLRHSAWPPTLLQMVHTLASNGANSIWEHSLLDPAQVQSGRRKANPQDKVHPIKSEFIRAKYQMLAFVHKLPCRDDDGVTAKDLSKQLHSSVRTGNLETCLRLLSLGAQANFFHPEKGTTPLHVAAKAGQTLQAELLVVYGADPGSPDVNGRTPIDYARQAGHHELAERLVECQYELTDRLAFYLCGRKPDHRNGHYIIPQMADRSRQKCMSQRYMVPARGQALEVWWGREAFGVQHLGCRLPGIPACLGGHWQGPGHRSHLAPPLFPIPSPSFVHSLDLSELAKAAKKKLQALSNRLFEELAMDVYDEVDRRENDAVWLATQNHSTLVTERSAVPFLPVNPEYSATRNQGRQKLARFNAREFATLIIDILSEAKRRQQGKSLSSPTDNLELSVRSQSDLDDQHDYDSVASDEDTDQEPLRSAGATRNNRARSMDSSDLSDGAVTLQEYLELKKALAASEAKVQQLMKVNSSLSDELRRLQREIHKLQAENLQIRQPPGPVPTAPLPSERAEHAPMGPGGSTHRRDRQAFSMYEPGSALKPFGGPPGDELTTRLQPFHSTELEDDAIYSVHVPAGLYRVRKGVSASAVPFTPSSPLLSCSQEGSRHSSKLSRHGSGADSDYENTQSGDLLLGLEGKRFLELGKEEDFHPELESLDGDLDPGLPSTEDVILKTEQVTKNIQELLRAAQEFKHDSFVPCSEKIHLAVTEMASLFPKRPALEPVRSSLRLLNASAYRLQSECRKTVPPEPGAPVDFQLLTQQVIQCAYDIAKAAKQLVTITTREKKQ
- the GIT1 gene encoding ARF GTPase-activating protein GIT1 isoform X1 — protein: MSRKGPRAEVCADCSAPDPGWASISRGVLVCDECCSVHRSLGRHISIVKHLRHSAWPPTLLQMVHTLASNGANSIWEHSLLDPAQVQSGRRKANPQDKVHPIKSEFIRAKYQMLAFVHKLPCRDDDGVTAKDLSKQLHSSVRTGNLETCLRLLSLGAQANFFHPEKGTTPLHVAAKAGQTLQAELLVVYGADPGSPDVNGRTPIDYARQAGHHELAERLVECQYELTDRLAFYLCGRKPDHRNGHYIIPQMADRSRQKCMSQRYMVPARGQALEVWWGREAFGVQHLGCRLPGIPACLGGHWQGPGHRSHLAPPLFPIPSPSFVHSLDLSELAKAAKKKLQALSNRLFEELAMDVYDEVDRRENDAVWLATQNHSTLVTERSAVPFLPVNPEYSATRNQGRQKLARFNAREFATLIIDILSEAKRRQQGKSLSSPTDNLELSVRSQSDLDDQHDYDSVASDEDTDQEPLRSAGATRNNRARSMDSSDLSDGAVTLQEYLELKKALAASEAKVQQLMKVNSSLSDELRRLQREIHKLQAENLQIRQPPGPVPTAPLPSERAEHAPMGPGGSTHRRDRQAFSMYEPGSALKPFGGPPGDELTTRLQPFHSTELEDDAIYSVHVPAGLYRVRKGVSASAVPFTPSSPLLSCSQEGSRHSSKLSRHGSGADSDYENTQSGDLLLGLEGKRFLELGKEEDFHPELESLDGDLDPGLPSTEDVILKTEQVTKNIQELLRAAQEFKHDSFVPCSEKIHLAVTEMASLFPKRPALEPVRSSLRLLNASAYRLQSECRKTVPPEPGAPVDFQLLTQQVIQCAYDIAKAAKQLVTITTREKKQ